The following is a genomic window from Syntrophorhabdus sp..
CGAATCGCAGGAAGATCTCCATCGTATCGCCGCATGAACCGGTAACACGGCCCCGGGTATCCGCGTTGTCCATGGCGTACATGTATTTCGGGTCGAGCCAGCGGTCAAAGGCCTTCCGGCCGTAATCCTTCAACGCGTCATCGTATATCTTATCCTGCAGCTCTTTCACAAAACTATCGAGTTTATCGGTCATGTCTATCACCCTTTTTACCGTAAGCCGCGCTCTCCTCTCTTATCGTGACGCGCGGGTCAATACGTTCGTTCCTTGCTTGAAACCCGTGTGTGAGGCCACTGTCTGGCACTTGATCCTGAAAAGGAAGAAGATGTTCTTTTCGTCGTTGCTCAGGGTCTCGTAATTGCCCTGGCCTTTCGCGATCACCAGGTCGGCGTTCCTGTAACAGCTCTGGAATTCAAGGCTGCAGTCATCGAGTATTGTTCCCGGCGCGTCGGAGCCGTTGCTGACCAATTTCACCAGGTCTTGAAGTCCCGCAGCCTCAGCGTCGCACATAACGGCATCGTTGATGACCGGGCCACCGCGAACGGCAACAATGACACGCTCGATGGGCATCTGTTCGATGAGAAGGCGGTCAAAGACGATCTCGCCGGCATTATCGGCGAGGAAGAGGATGCTCGATGCCTTCTCCATCTCTCTACGGAGGTGTTCGATATCGATGTGGAAAGGCTCGGAGAAGGTCCGTGCTATGCTCGAACGCACCTCGTCTTCCGTAAGATCGCCGTGAGCCCCGAGATCGATCACATTCCCCGTGATCGAAAGAAGAGCCGCGGTCTTGAGAGGGTCCTCGCTCGTGCGCACTATCTCTTTGAGTTCGGGTAACAACTGGAGCGCGAGACGGTTGTGCCTGTTCTTGGCATCCCTGTAAGGATCGGGGTTTCCCGTCAATTCCCTGAGCTTGCGGTGTATCATCTGTCCGACGAAGGGAGGCGGTCTGTCGAGATCGAGGCCGGCCAGGCACCGGAGTATCTCTCGAAGCACGCCCTCATGGACGGAAGGGTAATCGGAAACAAAGCGCGCGGCTTCGAGCGTCTGTCTCACAAAACAGGGAATGCAATCGATAGAGGTTTTCATATCCCAAAACTAAGCAATTCATGTGCCATGCATGGTCCGGTAGATACGTGAAGCGTATCCTCCCGAAGGGAAACGTATTTTCATCGATGACGACATCACGCTCGCGATCACGGTAAGCAAGAAAAGGCAGAACATCCATGCAACATGCAATACTATGCTCTTTGCCCCCGGCCATCGCTCCCGGGCGTTTCGATGTTGAGGTCCCTGATCTTTCGGTACAGCGTGCTCACATCGATGCCGAGGTCGCGCGCCGCCCGTTTCCTGTTTCCCGCGTAGCGCCGCAGGGTCTCCGCGATGAGATGTCTCTCCATGGCTTTGAGGTTCGTAACGCTATTGCCCTCGGCCGGGGAGGGGAGGCTGGGCCTGAGCTCGGGCGGGAGGTGGTGAAGTTCTATGATATCCCCACCGCACAGGACGAAGGCCTGCTCGATGATGTTTTCCAGTTCGCGGATGTTCCCGGGAAAATCATACCCCATGAGCCGTGTCGATGCCTCGAAGGAGATCCCGGCGATGTTCTTCCCCTGGAGACGGTTGTACCTGGCTATGATATGGTCCACGAGAAGAGGGATGTCCTCTCTGCGGTCCTTCAGGGCCGGGAGAGTAAGATGGACAACACGGATCCGGTAATAGAGGTCCTCCCTGAACGTGCCTTCCCTGACGAGGCTTGCCAGGTCCTTGTTCGTGGCGGCTATCACGCGGACATCGACCTTAACCGGCTCCGTGGAGCCGAGGGGTTCGATCACGCGTTCCTGGAGCACCCGCAGGAGGCGCACCTGCAAGGCCGGCGATATGTCTCCGATCTCGTCAAGGAATATGGTGCCTCCCTGGGCCAGGGCGAAACGTCCCGGTTTGTCCTTCCGCGCGTCGGTGAAGGCGCCGGCCTTGTGCCCGAAGAACTCGCTCTCGAGGAGAGTGTCGGGCAGGGCGGCGCAGTTGACGGCCACGAAACGCCTTTTCTTCCTGGGGGAGAGATTGTGCAGGGCCCGGGCAAAAAGCTCTTTTCCTGTACCGCTCGGTCCTTCGATCAATACGGTACTGCTGCTCTCGGCGATGAGCGGAAGCATATCAAAGAGACGCATCATCACCGGGCTTCTTCCGACGATGTCCTCAAAAGTGTGGCGGCTTTGCAGCTCTTTGCGCAGCTCTTCCACCTGGCTCAAGTCCTGAAAGGTCTCGACGCCGCCGATGACGTTTCCATCTTTGTCCCTCAGGATCGCCGTGGAGATGCGTATGGGAACCGTGAAACCCTTGTTGTTGACGATATGCGCGGTGGCGTTCACGACGGGTCGTCCCGTTTCAAAGGTCTTTCTCAGCGCGCAATCATTCTCGCAGACGTTGGCATGAAACACTTCCGAGCAAAGACGCCCGATGCTTTCCTCTCTCGGTACGCCCGTGATCCTCTCGGCTGCTTGATTGAAGGAGGTGATCCGCCAGTCAAGGTTCACGGTAAAAACGCCCTCGTTTATCGAATCAAGTACGACGTCACGCTCATTCGTTGCATTCATAGCTGCCGCGTTCCTCCTTCACCAGTTCCCTCGCGACTAAGTATAATCATGCTTATTGCCATTATCAACACTAGTAATTGTTGCATAATGCATTATTATTGTCAATAAAGCCAGTTCCGGATATGCCGTTATAAACCGTCAATATTGGATTTAGAGCCCCTGTACCGGTGCTGGTATGGATGTTGCAAATCTTGTTATCATGGTCATAGCGATAGCAGATTGGCAAGGAAATGTGTCTCCCGTTTTTGACGTATCGGACAGGCTGTGTGTTGTCGAGATGATAGATGGTGCCGAATTGAGGAGAGAGGCCAGGTCCCTGAGATACAGGGACCCATTCGGAAGGGCCAGAGAGGTGGCGGGCACAGGTGCCGAAGTGTTGATCTGCGGTGCCGTCTCCCATGTTTTTGAAACCGCTCTGATCAATGCAAGGGTTCAGGTTCTCGCCTTTATATGCGGCAATATCGATTCGGTTATCGATGCGTTCGCGGAAGGCAGATTGGCTGACAGCCGTTTCTTCATGCCCGGATGTTTCGGGAAAGGCCAGGGCTATCGGTTTCAGCACCGTCGCGGGAGAGGCCGCAAAAGGCGGTGAGCTGGTGACCGGCATCAACGAAAGGAGGTAACGAACATGCCAGGTGGAGATGGAACAGGACCTCGTGGATTCGGTCCCATGACGGGGCGTGCGGCTGGTTTTTGCGCGGGCTTCGGAGCCCCGGGATACGCGACGTTTGGCACAGGCAGAGGATATGGGGCCTGGGGCAGGGGCCGTGGAGGCGGTGGGCGCGGTTACAGGAACTGGTATCACGCGACAGGTCTGACAGGTTGGCAGAGAGCGGCCGGCTATGTGCCGACGTGGGGTGGCCCCGTTGCTTACGGCAGGACCTATTACGCCCCTCCTCCCGTGCCGCCGATCAGTCGGCAGCAGGAAATGGACGCTTTGAAGGCCCAGGCGGAATATCTGGAAGATGCCCTCGAAGGTGTCCGCATGCAACTCAAGGAACTGGAGGATAAACAAAGCGGCAAACAGGGAACCTGAAGGCGCCAAGCGGGCAGGAGACGGCGGTGCGGGAGACCACCACCGCCTCCCCGCTTTACTTCTTCAGGAGGTAAGCCAGGAGGTTTATTATGTTTATTGCGGTTACGTCGGAAGGTCCTTCTCTTGACGCGAGGATCGATCAGCGATTTGGAAGATGCAGATATTTTCTCATCATCAACACCGACGATCTCAGTTTCGAGGCCATAGAGAACCAGAACGCGGCCCTTGGCGGCGGGGCCGGGATCCAATCGGCCCGGATGATCGTCGACAGGGGAGTGGCCCGGGTTTTCACGGGTGCCTGCGGTCCCAACGCTTACCAGGTGCTCGCGGCAGCGGGAGTGGATGTTGTCACGGGTTGCGCGGGAAATGTCCGGGATGTGATCGGTCAGTCCCGGGAAGGAAGTTTCACGACCGCGGCAGGCCCCAATGTGGCTGACCATTACGGCATGGGCCAGGGTTTCGCGGCCGGGTCAGGCGGCGGCATGGGACGCGGCATGGGCATGGGC
Proteins encoded in this region:
- a CDS encoding DUF89 family protein produces the protein MKTSIDCIPCFVRQTLEAARFVSDYPSVHEGVLREILRCLAGLDLDRPPPFVGQMIHRKLRELTGNPDPYRDAKNRHNRLALQLLPELKEIVRTSEDPLKTAALLSITGNVIDLGAHGDLTEDEVRSSIARTFSEPFHIDIEHLRREMEKASSILFLADNAGEIVFDRLLIEQMPIERVIVAVRGGPVINDAVMCDAEAAGLQDLVKLVSNGSDAPGTILDDCSLEFQSCYRNADLVIAKGQGNYETLSNDEKNIFFLFRIKCQTVASHTGFKQGTNVLTRASR
- a CDS encoding sigma 54-interacting transcriptional regulator — translated: MNATNERDVVLDSINEGVFTVNLDWRITSFNQAAERITGVPREESIGRLCSEVFHANVCENDCALRKTFETGRPVVNATAHIVNNKGFTVPIRISTAILRDKDGNVIGGVETFQDLSQVEELRKELQSRHTFEDIVGRSPVMMRLFDMLPLIAESSSTVLIEGPSGTGKELFARALHNLSPRKKRRFVAVNCAALPDTLLESEFFGHKAGAFTDARKDKPGRFALAQGGTIFLDEIGDISPALQVRLLRVLQERVIEPLGSTEPVKVDVRVIAATNKDLASLVREGTFREDLYYRIRVVHLTLPALKDRREDIPLLVDHIIARYNRLQGKNIAGISFEASTRLMGYDFPGNIRELENIIEQAFVLCGGDIIELHHLPPELRPSLPSPAEGNSVTNLKAMERHLIAETLRRYAGNRKRAARDLGIDVSTLYRKIRDLNIETPGSDGRGQRA
- a CDS encoding DUF5320 domain-containing protein, translated to MPGGDGTGPRGFGPMTGRAAGFCAGFGAPGYATFGTGRGYGAWGRGRGGGGRGYRNWYHATGLTGWQRAAGYVPTWGGPVAYGRTYYAPPPVPPISRQQEMDALKAQAEYLEDALEGVRMQLKELEDKQSGKQGT